From Pseudomonas sp. G.S.17, the proteins below share one genomic window:
- the tusA gene encoding sulfurtransferase TusA translates to MPESSATLPVDAILDASGLNCPEPVMMLHQKVRDLPAGGLLKVIATDPSTRRDIPKFCVFLDHELVDQQAEDGTFLYWIRKKAD, encoded by the coding sequence ATGCCTGAATCATCTGCAACCCTTCCCGTTGACGCCATTCTCGATGCCAGCGGCCTCAACTGCCCTGAACCGGTGATGATGCTGCACCAGAAAGTGCGCGACTTGCCCGCAGGCGGCTTGCTCAAGGTGATTGCCACCGATCCGTCGACCCGCCGCGATATCCCCAAGTTCTGTGTTTTTCTCGATCACGAACTGGTCGATCAACAGGCTGAAGACGGCACTTTTTTGTACTGGATTCGCAAAAAAGCCGACTGA
- the pdxB gene encoding 4-phosphoerythronate dehydrogenase PdxB, whose protein sequence is MRIVADENIPLLDAFFAHFGEIQRFPGRSIDRAAVADADILLVRSVTPVTRELLEGSPVRFVGTCTIGTDHLDLDYFREAGIQWSSAPGCNARGVVDYVLGSLLTLAEIEGVDLNQRTHGVVGAGQVGGRLVNVLKGLGWNVLVCDPLRQASEGGDFVSLDEIVQRCDVISLHTPLDKTGEHPTWHLFDHPRLLQLQQGCWLINAARGPVVDNDALYDVLLEREDLQAVLDVWEGEPRVNAALADLCVIATPHIAGYSLDGRQRGTAQIYQALCGFLQQPAPISLDDLLPKPWLAQVTLDEQTDPTWALNTLCRGVYDPRRDDADFRRSLVGPVSQPLAFDALRKNYPPRREIDSLLVRINGQSEALEQLVQALGASKIL, encoded by the coding sequence ATGCGAATTGTTGCTGACGAAAATATTCCGCTGCTTGATGCTTTTTTCGCCCATTTCGGTGAAATTCAGCGTTTCCCGGGCCGTTCCATTGACCGCGCAGCGGTCGCCGACGCCGACATCCTGTTGGTGCGCTCGGTGACGCCGGTCACTCGCGAACTGCTGGAGGGCAGCCCGGTGCGTTTCGTCGGCACCTGCACGATTGGCACCGACCACCTGGATCTGGATTACTTCCGGGAGGCGGGCATTCAGTGGTCCAGCGCACCGGGCTGCAATGCTCGCGGCGTGGTGGATTACGTACTCGGCAGCCTGTTGACCCTGGCGGAAATAGAAGGCGTTGACCTCAACCAGCGCACCCATGGCGTCGTGGGCGCGGGTCAGGTGGGCGGGCGTCTGGTTAACGTCTTGAAAGGGCTGGGCTGGAACGTGCTGGTCTGCGACCCGCTTCGGCAAGCCAGCGAAGGTGGCGATTTTGTCAGCCTCGATGAAATCGTCCAGCGCTGCGATGTCATCAGCCTGCACACCCCGCTGGACAAGACCGGCGAGCACCCGACCTGGCACTTGTTCGATCATCCACGGTTGCTGCAGTTGCAACAGGGTTGCTGGCTGATCAACGCCGCACGTGGACCGGTGGTCGACAACGATGCGTTGTACGACGTGTTGCTGGAGCGCGAAGATCTGCAAGCCGTACTGGATGTCTGGGAAGGCGAACCCCGCGTGAACGCGGCGCTTGCCGACCTGTGCGTCATCGCCACGCCGCACATTGCCGGTTACAGCCTGGATGGTCGACAACGCGGCACCGCGCAGATTTATCAAGCGTTGTGCGGGTTTCTCCAACAACCGGCGCCGATCAGCCTCGATGACCTGCTGCCCAAGCCGTGGCTGGCGCAAGTCACGTTAGATGAACAGACCGACCCGACCTGGGCGTTGAATACGCTGTGCCGGGGCGTTTACGACCCACGCCGGGACGACGCCGATTTCCGCCGCAGCCTGGTGGGGCCGGTCAGCCAGCCGCTCGCCTTCGATGCCCTGCGCAAAAACTATCCGCCGCGTCGTGAAATCGACAGCCTGCTGGTGCGCATCAATGGCCAGTCCGAAGCGCTGGAGCAGTTGGTGCAGGCGCTGGGTGCAAGCAAGATCCTGTAG
- the rlmM gene encoding 23S rRNA (cytidine(2498)-2'-O)-methyltransferase RlmM encodes MNTLFMHCRPGFEGEVCSEIAEHATRLNVSGYAKAKPNAACAEFICTEDDGAERLMNGQRFAKLIFPRQWARGVFLDLPETDRISVILSHMADFATCGSLWLEVVDTNDGKELSNFCRKFEAPLRKALTEAGKLVDDPRKPRLLLTFKSGREVFLGVAESNNSAMWPMGIPRLKFPREAPSRSTLKLEEAWHHFIPRDQWDERLSGDMTGVDLGAAPGGWTYQLVRRGMLVTAIDNGPMAESLMDTGLVQHLMADGFTFKPRHPVDWMVCDIVEKPARNAALLETWIGEGLCREAVVNLKLPMKQRYAEVRRLLQRIEDGFEARGIRVEVGCKQLYHDREEVTCHLRRLDGKRKG; translated from the coding sequence ATGAACACCCTTTTTATGCACTGCCGGCCCGGTTTCGAGGGCGAAGTCTGCTCGGAAATCGCCGAGCATGCGACGCGCCTGAATGTGTCCGGTTACGCCAAGGCCAAGCCCAACGCGGCCTGCGCCGAGTTCATCTGCACTGAAGACGATGGCGCAGAACGCCTGATGAATGGTCAGCGTTTCGCAAAGTTGATCTTCCCTCGGCAGTGGGCGCGGGGGGTGTTCCTTGATTTGCCGGAAACCGACCGCATCAGCGTGATCCTGTCGCACATGGCGGATTTTGCGACCTGCGGCAGCCTGTGGCTGGAAGTGGTCGACACCAATGATGGCAAGGAGCTTTCCAATTTCTGCCGCAAATTTGAAGCGCCACTGCGCAAGGCCTTGACCGAGGCCGGCAAACTGGTGGATGACCCGCGCAAACCGCGCCTGCTGCTGACCTTCAAGAGCGGCCGCGAAGTGTTTCTCGGCGTGGCCGAGTCGAATAATTCGGCGATGTGGCCCATGGGTATTCCGCGCCTGAAATTCCCCCGGGAAGCGCCTAGCCGCTCGACCTTGAAGCTGGAAGAAGCCTGGCACCACTTCATCCCCCGCGATCAGTGGGACGAGCGCCTGTCCGGCGACATGACCGGCGTCGATCTCGGCGCCGCGCCGGGCGGCTGGACCTATCAACTGGTGCGCCGGGGCATGCTGGTCACCGCCATCGATAACGGTCCGATGGCGGAAAGCCTCATGGACACCGGGCTGGTGCAGCATTTGATGGCCGATGGTTTTACCTTCAAGCCGCGTCATCCGGTGGACTGGATGGTGTGCGATATCGTCGAAAAGCCTGCGCGCAATGCCGCGTTGCTGGAAACCTGGATCGGCGAAGGGCTGTGCCGCGAAGCAGTGGTCAACCTCAAGCTGCCGATGAAGCAGCGCTACGCTGAAGTGCGGCGCCTGTTACAGCGCATTGAAGACGGGTTTGAGGCACGCGGCATCCGCGTCGAGGTCGGCTGCAAGCAGCTGTACCACGATCGCGAAGAAGTGACTTGCCATTTGCGTCGGCTGGATGGCAAGCGCAAGGGCTGA
- a CDS encoding ABC transporter transmembrane domain-containing protein, with protein MASLLSSRQRQAIRLASQFVAPYRWQALGALLALIVTAGITLSMGQGIKLMVDQGFMTRSPHLLNQSISLFMLLILGLAVGTFARFYLVSWIGERVVADLRKRVFDHLINLHPGFYENNRSSEIQSRLTADTTLLQSVIGSSLSMFLRNALMVIGGIILLFITNPKLTSIVVVALPLVVAPILIFGRRVRALSRESQDRVADVGSYVSEALGQIKTVQAYNHQQQDKQRFARTAEDAFETARKRILQRSWLITLVIVLVLGAVAVMLWVGGMDVIEGTISSGELAAFVFYSLIVGSAFGTLSEVIGELQRAAGAAERISELLQAKSEITPPTNDLLRLPERVSGRLELENISFAYPSRPERNAVDGMTLSIEAGETLALVGPSGAGKSTLFDLLLRFYDPQQGRILLEGVPIAQLDPLDLRRCFALVSQTPALFFGSVEDNIRYGNPGASSEQIEAAARIAHAHEFIMQMPDGYQTHLGDGGLGLSGGQRQRLAIARALLVDAPILLLDEATSALDAQSEHLIQEALPSLMKGRTTLVIAHRLATVQNADRIAVIDQGRLVAVGTHQQLIVSNPLYARLAALQFNARMEEVV; from the coding sequence ATGGCTTCGTTGCTTTCCAGCCGTCAGCGTCAGGCGATTCGTCTGGCTTCGCAGTTTGTCGCGCCGTATCGCTGGCAGGCCCTGGGTGCCCTGTTGGCGTTGATTGTCACCGCCGGCATCACCTTGTCCATGGGCCAGGGCATCAAGTTGATGGTCGATCAAGGCTTCATGACCCGTTCGCCGCATCTGCTCAATCAGTCGATCAGCTTGTTCATGCTGTTGATCCTGGGCCTGGCGGTCGGCACCTTTGCGCGCTTCTATCTGGTGTCGTGGATTGGCGAACGAGTGGTGGCGGATCTGCGCAAGCGGGTTTTCGATCACTTGATCAACCTGCATCCGGGCTTTTACGAGAACAATCGCAGCTCGGAGATTCAGTCGCGGCTGACTGCAGATACGACGCTGCTGCAATCGGTGATCGGTTCGTCGCTGTCGATGTTTCTGCGCAATGCCTTGATGGTGATCGGCGGCATCATTCTGCTGTTCATCACCAATCCGAAGCTCACCAGCATCGTGGTAGTGGCCTTGCCCTTGGTGGTGGCGCCGATCCTGATCTTTGGCCGTCGAGTGCGCGCCTTGTCCCGGGAAAGCCAGGATCGTGTCGCCGATGTCGGCAGCTACGTGTCCGAGGCGTTGGGACAGATCAAGACGGTTCAGGCCTACAACCATCAACAACAGGACAAGCAACGCTTTGCGCGCACCGCTGAAGACGCTTTCGAGACCGCTCGCAAGCGCATCTTGCAGCGCTCATGGCTAATCACGCTGGTGATTGTCCTGGTCCTGGGCGCCGTGGCGGTGATGCTCTGGGTGGGCGGGATGGACGTGATCGAAGGCACGATTTCCAGCGGCGAGCTGGCGGCTTTTGTGTTCTATAGCCTGATCGTCGGCAGCGCCTTCGGTACGTTGAGCGAAGTGATCGGCGAGCTGCAGCGGGCCGCAGGCGCTGCCGAGCGCATTTCCGAGCTGCTTCAGGCCAAAAGCGAAATCACCCCGCCAACCAACGATTTGCTGCGTCTGCCTGAGCGGGTGAGTGGACGGCTGGAACTGGAAAATATCAGCTTCGCGTATCCGTCGCGTCCCGAACGCAACGCCGTGGATGGCATGACCTTGAGCATTGAAGCCGGTGAAACCCTGGCACTGGTCGGGCCTTCGGGGGCGGGCAAGTCGACGCTGTTCGATCTGCTGTTGCGCTTCTACGATCCCCAGCAAGGTCGGATTCTGCTGGAAGGTGTGCCCATCGCGCAGCTTGATCCATTGGACCTGCGCCGCTGCTTTGCCCTGGTCTCCCAGACGCCGGCGCTGTTCTTCGGCAGCGTCGAGGACAACATCCGCTACGGCAATCCCGGCGCCAGCAGCGAGCAGATCGAGGCCGCCGCGCGTATCGCCCATGCCCATGAATTCATCATGCAGATGCCCGATGGCTATCAGACTCATCTGGGTGACGGTGGGTTGGGCTTGTCTGGTGGGCAGCGTCAACGCCTGGCGATTGCCCGTGCCTTGTTGGTGGATGCGCCGATTCTGCTGCTGGATGAGGCGACCAGCGCACTGGATGCCCAGAGTGAGCATTTGATCCAGGAAGCGCTGCCGAGCCTGATGAAAGGCCGCACCACGCTGGTGATCGCGCATCGGCTGGCCACGGTGCAGAACGCTGACCGGATTGCGGTCATTGATCAGGGCCGGTTAGTGGCGGTGGGCACCCATCAGCAATTGATCGTCAGCAACCCGTTGTACGCGAGGTTGGCAGCGTTGCAGTTCAATGCGCGGATGGAAGAGGTGGTGTAA
- a CDS encoding PA1571 family protein gives MSLHESSNQVPVVRANPDLHVGGAVLDKDGREILITEEMVQAACQECDKNWVKPEKQD, from the coding sequence ATGAGCTTGCACGAAAGCAGCAATCAAGTCCCGGTGGTTCGAGCCAATCCCGACCTGCACGTCGGCGGCGCAGTGCTCGACAAGGACGGACGCGAAATCCTGATTACTGAAGAAATGGTTCAGGCCGCGTGTCAGGAATGCGACAAAAACTGGGTCAAACCTGAAAAACAAGATTGA